ATAGTGAAATTTCTGATGGAAATACCATAAATACCAGCAATAGCACCATTTGTAAAGGAATATGGGAAAGGACAAAGTCTCAATAAAGAGAGCATCCAATaactttcattttcttgtaaGATAGAAGCTAATGCTTCAAATCTTCTATTTGCATGGACCAACTTTTCGGCTCTTGAATGTAATATAGTTTTGAAAGCCGTAAATGAGGCTACTGAACCACATACGGTTCCAAAGGATAGTAAGATCCAACCATGGAAAGTAACTCCATAAAGCAAACCTGTAGCGGTCGATAGGAATGAATAACCAATTAATGGAGGGAATGCCAcgataaataataataacaataatatcgGTTGTGTTGATTTTTTCTCAGATAATTCGTTTGAGACATCCACTAGTTTATTTAGGATTTTATTATGGAATACGAGtaataaaatcattagaaTTAACTGTATTATTCCTAAAATGACTAAGATTATACGTTGCCATAGTGGTAATGAATAAAACCTATTAAGTAGATTGTATGCCGATTTCTTAAGATTTAATATGATACGTTGTCTGGGAGTCATTTGATATACATCGAGAAAATCATTATCTAGATCTAGATCTAAATTAGTGGCAGCTATATTATCCATTGCATCTCCATCTTCTAAATCTCTGAAATATGAGTCgaattcatcaattgaattAGTCGAATTGTCGACATTTGGAgtagtattattaatagtacCGCCCATTGCTTcaataattatttgatttttacTCCTTGGTTAGGAActgaacaaaaaaaagggTAATTTTGTTAAGGAACCTTGGAATTTCactttaaaaaaatataattaattttcGAATTAAAAGCGATAGAAAGCAAACATATAAAACGCTAACGATCTGGTAGATTTTGTTTATCTGATTACAGGGCCTGATAATTGTCGTCAGAAGATATTGTAATCCCTTTGAATTTTCAGGTCgtataaataaatatttaaccttaattgaaatattctgGAAATATTTGTTACTTACGTttgcaaataataaaaagaaaactcattttctttt
The Naumovozyma dairenensis CBS 421 chromosome 5, complete genome DNA segment above includes these coding regions:
- the TVP38 gene encoding Tvp38p (similar to Saccharomyces cerevisiae TVP38 (YKR088C); ancestral locus Anc_5.686), which produces MGGTINNTTPNVDNSTNSIDEFDSYFRDLEDGDAMDNIAATNLDLDLDNDFLDVYQMTPRQRIILNLKKSAYNLLNRFYSLPLWQRIILVILGIIQLILMILLLVFHNKILNKLVDVSNELSEKKSTQPILLLLLFIVAFPPLIGYSFLSTATGLLYGVTFHGWILLSFGTVCGSVASFTAFKTILHSRAEKLVHANRRFEALASILQENESYWMLSLLRLCPFPYSFTNGAIAGIYGISIRNFTIANLITTPKVLIYLFIGSRIKSMGESDSTSSRLFDFLSIVITMLVFMLTAWLLYYKTKKRYLELRNFDGQHQRSTTTTTTTTSIVASDPSFET